Sequence from the Sphingobacteriaceae bacterium GW460-11-11-14-LB5 genome:
TTCAATGCCAAGCTCTTGTGATGATTTGGTATCACATAATGCAACTAGTTCACAATTTTCATTGCCTTGAATCATACTTGCATGACGTTTCCCAATATGCCCACAGCCTATTACTGCAAATTTTATTTTTTTGTCAGTTTTCATTCTATTTAACTCTGATTACTAAATTATTTTCTAACTTATATTCTTGTCCACTCTCTTCACATATTGCGATGCCACTATTATCGAAATTTAATCGATGTCCGTACTCGCTTACCCAACCTATTTGTTTAGCAGGATTACCTACAACTAATGCATATGGAACTATCGTTTTGGTAACAACAGCACCAGCCCCTATAAAAGCAAACGCGCCAATATCGTGGCCACAAACAATAGTTGCATTCGCACCAATTGAGGCACCTTTTCCAACATGAGTTTTTGAGTATTGCCCTCTTCTATTTACTGCACTTCTGGGGTTAATCACATTTGTAAAAACCATTGATGGCCCTAAAAAAACATCATCATCACAAGTAACGCCCTCATAAATTGAAACATTATTTTGAATCTTGACGTTTTTACCTAACTCAACCCCTGGAGAAATCACCACATTTTGACCTATATTACAATTTTCACCAATTATACAGTTTGACATCACATGCGAAAAATGCCAAATTTTAACTCCTTCTGAAATATTTGCCCCCTCATCTATCACAGCTGTTTCATGTGCGAAAAATTTACTATCCATCTATTTAAAAAAGTTAATTATATTTTCAATAATGTAGTCTTGAACTTCAGTTTTCATTTCGGTATGGATAGGAAGAGAAATCACTTCCCTGCATAATCTTTCCGCAACTGGGAAATCTCCTTCATTATAGCCATAAACCAAATAAGCTTCTTGTAAATGTACCGGAACAGGATAATAAACCATTGTGGGGATGCCATTATCCTGAAGATATTGCTTGAATTCATCCCTTCTTCCATCCTTAACTTTACAGGTATATTGATTAAATACATGCGTAGAATAACTTGCTCTGGCCGGAATAACAAGGCCATTCAGACCTGAAATCATTTCATCATATTTTTTGGCTACCCCTTGTCTGGCAAGGCTGTAGTCATCTAAATATTTAATCTTCACATTAAGTATAGCAGCCTGCACAGTGTCTAATCTCGAATTAATACCAACAACTTCATGATAGTATTTTTTTCGCTGACCATGATTGGCAATGATATGAATTTTTTCACCCAAGGCTTCATTTTGGGTCAGCAAAGCGCCACCGTCGCCAAAACAGCCCAAATTTTTTGATGGAAAAAAAGAGGTAGTGCCAATATTACCAATGGTTCCTCCAAAGGCTTTTGAGCCATCCTTAAAAATGTATTGAGATCCCATGGCCTGAGCTGTATCCTCGATAACAGCAATACTATACTTCCTGGCGATAGCTAAAATCGCTTCCATATTGGAGCATTGACCAAATAGGTGAACAGGAATAATCCCTACAGTTTTATCTGATATCAGTTCTTCAAGTTTCGTATGGTCTAACTCGAAAGTATCTTCTGTAACATCAATAAATTTAGGGATAAGCCCTAATAAGGCAATCACCTCGACAGTTGCAATATAGGTAAAGGCAGGAACGATAATTTCATCACCGGGTTTAAAGCCCAAGGCCATCATAGCTATTTGAAGTGCATCAGTCCCATTTGCACATGTTACCGCACTGTTAACATTGTTATATTCTTTTAGGCTATTGCTGAATTGCTTTACCTGTGGCCCGTTTATATATGCTGCTCCTTCTACTGCCTCCAGCAATGCCTGATCAATTTCTGATTTGATTTTTAAATATTGACCTTTAAGGTCTACCATTTGGATGGCATCTTTCATAACTTTAATTTAGAATTTTATCACTGATTAATTTCCCAATCGACAATGATGAAGTTGCGGCGGGAGAAGGTGCATTCCTAACATGAATGATATTTGCATTTTGAAGAATATTAAAATCATCTATTAAATTTCCTTTTTTATCACAAGCCTGCGCTCTAACACCTGCTCCACCTTCAACCAAGTCACTCTGATTGATCTCTGGTATTAGCTTTTGTAAGGAACGGGTAAATGCTGCCTTTGATAAAGACCTATAAATTTCGCCCATCCCAGTTTGCCCATATTTCGCAACAATTTTCCAGAACCCGGGCCAGGCTAATGTATCACCCATATCTTTCAAACTGAAATCACTGAATTTATATCCTTCTCTTTTAAAAGCCAGAACAGCATTTGGTCCAGCTTCAATTCCACCGCCAATCATTCTGGTAAAATGAACACCTAAAAATGGAAATTCCGGATCGGGAACTGGATAGATTAAATGTTTAACTAAGCTTTCGCGCTCAGTTTTCAATTTGTAGTATTCGCCCCGAAAAGGTATAATTCTAAGATTATTGTCATCCTCCGTTAAAGAGGCTATGCGATCAGAAAATAGTCCACCACAACTTACTAGTTTAACAGTACTGTATACTTCAAGATTAGTCTTAACAATTATGCACTTACTATCTTGTTGAATCTTATTAACTTCCTGGTTAAAAGATATTTCCCCACCAAGTGCCATAAAAAGTTCTAAAATCTTTTCTGCCATTTTCGGATAGTCAATGATACCTGTTTGTGGAACGAAAATTGACTCTAATGCAGCACAGTGTGGTTCAATCTCTCTACTCTCAGCAGCTGAAAGTCTTTTCAAACCTTTTAAGCCATTTTCAATCCCCCTCTGATAAATGTTGTTTAAACCAGGTAGCTCTTTTTGATCTGTAGCGACAATAATTTTCCCACAAATATCATAAGGAATCTCATGTTGTTGAGCAAACTCAATTATAGATTGATAACCCGAAATACAATTCTGAGCTTTCAGACTTCCTGGTTTATAATAAATACCACTATGTATAACACCACTATTATGGCCAGATTGATGCTTTGCAACACCATCTTCCTTATCTAAAATTAAAACATTTAACTCAGGTTGAGCAATTTTTAATTGATAGGCAGTAGATAAACCAACAAGCCCTGCACCAACAACGATGATATCATATTTTTTAATTGACATGAAAATAATTATAATCTACCATCAACAATATTCCTATCAATAAATGATTTAGTATCAAAAATTACTGCCCCCTTATCTTTATAAGTCTGAAAATCGATAGATAAAAACTCATTGTGCGATACTGCCACAATGATGGCTTTATAATCAGTTCCATTTAAACGATCAATAATTGGCACGTTATATTCATGTTGCACATCTTGCGGATCAGCCCATGGATCATAAATATCCACATCCAATCCAAATTGTAATAATTCTTGATAAATATCAATTACCCGCGTATTCCTCGTGTCAGGGCAATTTTCTTTGAATGTAAAACCTAGTATTAAAGCTTTGGATCCTTTAATAAGATGTCCCTTACCTATCATTAATTTAATAACCTTGTTTGCGACGAACATGCCCATGTTATCATTAACTCTTCTGCCAGATAATATTACCTGTGGATGGTAACCTAAAGACTCTGCTTTATGCGCCAGATAATAAGGATCTACACCAATACAATGCCCGCCTACTAAACCAGGTTTATATTTGAGGAAGTTCCACTTTGTTCCAGCGGCCTCAATTACATCTGTGGTATCTATACCTATTCGATCAAAAATTAAAGCCAGTTCATTAACAAAAGAAATATTTACATCTCTCTGTGCATTTTCAATAGCTTTACTGGCTTCAGCAACCTTTAAACTTGGAGCTTTATGTGTGCCGGCAGTTATAATGCTACTGTATAAGTTGTCAACAACTTCAGCAATTTGAGGTGTAGAACCAGAAGTTACCTTTTTTATTTTAGTTAATGTGTTTACTTTATCTCCTGGATTGATTCTTTCTGGAGAATAGCCGCAATAAAAGTCCTCGTTAAATTTTAGCTGGCTAAATTTTTCCAGTACTGGCACACATTCCTCTTCTGTACAACCAGGATATACAGTTGATTCATAAATCACGATATCACCCCTCTTTAATATTTTGCCAAGCATTTCTGATGCTTTTAGCAGAGGCGTTAAATCTGGAGCTTTAAATTGATCAATAGGGGTGGGAACTGTTACTATATATATGTTACTGCTTTCTATGGCACTAACAGCTGAGGCAAATGACAATCCTATACCATTCTTAACGCGTACACTTCTAAGCGTTTCTAAATCGGCCTCTTGTGTGCGGTCTTCGCCATTATTCAGTTCTTCAACTCGTTCCTGGTTGATATCAAACCCAATAACTTCATATTTTTTAGCAAACTCTATAGCAAGAGGTAAGCCTACGTAACCTAAACCAATAATAGCAATCTTATGTTTACTCATTTATAAATTTTTATTAAAATCTAAAGCATATGTGCATTTAAGTACACTAAAACATTTATTTGATCTTCTAGTCTTACAACAACAAAATCAATTTTCTACTTAAATATCTTTTGATACCATTTTAAGTCCGCACTTTGTCCATAATTACCATAGCCATAACCATAGCCATAATATTTACTGACAATATCATTTACCACTATTCCAAGGTTCTTCATTTTCTTTGTCTGATATAGGTCTTCAACGATTTTCAACTGATCCTTTTGCGTAATTTTTTGTCTAACAAGGTATAGCGTTACATCAGCATACCTTGAAAGTAATTGCGCGTCAGCTATTATACCTACTGGCGGAGCATCCATAATGATATAATCAAATTCCTTCTTTAATTCCTCAATAAGCTTTGGTACATGCTCATTCATTAAAGTCTCAGCCGGATTAGGTGGTAGCGGCCCCGATGAAACAATATATAAATTTTTATTAATCGATAAAGGCTTAACTATATCGGTCATCTTGATTTCAGAATTTATAGTAAAATTACTAAAGCCCATATCATTGCGAACAGCCAGTTTAGCGGAGAGACCTGGTTTACGTAGATCCAATTCCATTAACAGCACTTTTTTACCAGCTAATGCTAAAATATTACCCAAATTAATTGCGGTGAATGACTTACCTTCCCCGCTCATGCTTGAAGTTAAAAGAATAACTTTTTCATTTTCTGTCTTTAAGTAAAATGAAAGATTGGTTCTTAACGCCCTGAACTGCTCTGAAATGGCAGAACGGCTCTGATTCGCAACAATTAAATTATCTTCACTCAAATTATGACTGATTTCACCAATTACAGGAACATTAGTAAGGGCCGCAATCTCCTCCTTTGTTTTAATACTGGTGTTTAACAACTCTTGGCCGAAAATAAATGCTATGGGAATAACTAACCCCGCGAGTAGTCCGATCAGGTAAAAAAGACTTTTCTTTGGGCTTATTGGGTTAACATCAGATTTCGGGGGATCGATGGTCTTCGCAATTGAGATATTAGAAGTTTTAGAAATATTAGTTTCTTCAGCTTTTTGCATCAAAAATATATACAATTCCTGTTTAATTTGCTGATTTCTGGCTAGTTTTAAATAATTCTTTTCAATTTGTGGAACACCAGAAATTTGATCCTCTGCAGTGTTTAATTGCTTTCGAAGTTTATCTCTTGTAAATAAAGCAGTTTTTTTAGTACTTTGGATATTGGAAAGCATATTGCCACGCAGCTCTGCAATCTGCTTGTCTATATTTTGAATAAATGGACTTTGCTCTGTTAAACCTAGCAACTGTTTTTCCCGTTCAATGAGCAAAGAATTATAATGCTCCATAATATTGGAAAAAACCATATCCTGAGGGATTAGTGCCGAAGGAAATACTTTTTTATTGTCTACGTTATTTTTCAAATATTTTTCAAGTTCATTGATCACAGTAACCTGAGTTTCGGCCTTGGCTAATTCTGCAGCAAAGCCCCCAGAGTTTTGAACCAATAACTTACCCTGCTCACTCATATCAGACAACCGATTCCGTTGTTTAAAGGATTCTACTTCATTTTCAACATCACCCAGTTCAGAAGCAATCACATTTAATCTTTCTTTAATGAAACGGTAAGTGCTGTCAGCTACAGCATTTTTATCGTTCAAATTGGACTGTGTATATTTTTTTATCAAAGTATTTAAAATATCTTCCCCTTTATTAGGTAGCGGATATGAAAGTCTTAAATCGATGATACTTACCTGCTTATTACTTGCAGCAACAGCCAGTAATCCCATTAAGGAAGCTACTCTGGAATCTATAGAACTAATGGTAACATAATATTCACTATTGTCTATTTTATAGTTTTGGTTAGGCTCAATTTGTAATATTCCTATTCCATTAACTTTAAAAGGTTCATTCCATCCAATCTCCTTTTTAAAATCCTGGGCGCT
This genomic interval carries:
- a CDS encoding N-acetyltransferase translates to MDSKFFAHETAVIDEGANISEGVKIWHFSHVMSNCIIGENCNIGQNVVISPGVELGKNVKIQNNVSIYEGVTCDDDVFLGPSMVFTNVINPRSAVNRRGQYSKTHVGKGASIGANATIVCGHDIGAFAFIGAGAVVTKTIVPYALVVGNPAKQIGWVSEYGHRLNFDNSGIAICEESGQEYKLENNLVIRVK
- a CDS encoding transcriptional regulator; protein product: MVDLKGQYLKIKSEIDQALLEAVEGAAYINGPQVKQFSNSLKEYNNVNSAVTCANGTDALQIAMMALGFKPGDEIIVPAFTYIATVEVIALLGLIPKFIDVTEDTFELDHTKLEELISDKTVGIIPVHLFGQCSNMEAILAIARKYSIAVIEDTAQAMGSQYIFKDGSKAFGGTIGNIGTTSFFPSKNLGCFGDGGALLTQNEALGEKIHIIANHGQRKKYYHEVVGINSRLDTVQAAILNVKIKYLDDYSLARQGVAKKYDEMISGLNGLVIPARASYSTHVFNQYTCKVKDGRRDEFKQYLQDNGIPTMVYYPVPVHLQEAYLVYGYNEGDFPVAERLCREVISLPIHTEMKTEVQDYIIENIINFFK
- a CDS encoding hydroxyglutarate oxidase (catalyzed the formation of 2-ketoglutarate from 2-hydroxyglutarate), whose protein sequence is MSIKKYDIIVVGAGLVGLSTAYQLKIAQPELNVLILDKEDGVAKHQSGHNSGVIHSGIYYKPGSLKAQNCISGYQSIIEFAQQHEIPYDICGKIIVATDQKELPGLNNIYQRGIENGLKGLKRLSAAESREIEPHCAALESIFVPQTGIIDYPKMAEKILELFMALGGEISFNQEVNKIQQDSKCIIVKTNLEVYSTVKLVSCGGLFSDRIASLTEDDNNLRIIPFRGEYYKLKTERESLVKHLIYPVPDPEFPFLGVHFTRMIGGGIEAGPNAVLAFKREGYKFSDFSLKDMGDTLAWPGFWKIVAKYGQTGMGEIYRSLSKAAFTRSLQKLIPEINQSDLVEGGAGVRAQACDKKGNLIDDFNILQNANIIHVRNAPSPAATSSLSIGKLISDKILN
- a CDS encoding Vi polysaccharide biosynthesis protein VipA/TviB, whose protein sequence is MSKHKIAIIGLGYVGLPLAIEFAKKYEVIGFDINQERVEELNNGEDRTQEADLETLRSVRVKNGIGLSFASAVSAIESSNIYIVTVPTPIDQFKAPDLTPLLKASEMLGKILKRGDIVIYESTVYPGCTEEECVPVLEKFSQLKFNEDFYCGYSPERINPGDKVNTLTKIKKVTSGSTPQIAEVVDNLYSSIITAGTHKAPSLKVAEASKAIENAQRDVNISFVNELALIFDRIGIDTTDVIEAAGTKWNFLKYKPGLVGGHCIGVDPYYLAHKAESLGYHPQVILSGRRVNDNMGMFVANKVIKLMIGKGHLIKGSKALILGFTFKENCPDTRNTRVIDIYQELLQFGLDVDIYDPWADPQDVQHEYNVPIIDRLNGTDYKAIIVAVSHNEFLSIDFQTYKDKGAVIFDTKSFIDRNIVDGRL
- a CDS encoding capsular biosynthesis protein, coding for MNNPPEMNTVQSRDELELNLKDIFSKLLDKWVWCLVSIFVCLLFAFIYGKYTAPSYQIKAKLIVNDDQKGGGIAKQNTALMDLGGLMGSKNSVDNEIEILKTRFLMEQVVREMQLNIVYSKKTDFVSRELYEAPFKINIIKGVDTISTTKLDVVKVSANKFLISAQDFKKEIGWNEPFKVNGIGILQIEPNQNYKIDNSEYYVTISSIDSRVASLMGLLAVAASNKQVSIIDLRLSYPLPNKGEDILNTLIKKYTQSNLNDKNAVADSTYRFIKERLNVIASELGDVENEVESFKQRNRLSDMSEQGKLLVQNSGGFAAELAKAETQVTVINELEKYLKNNVDNKKVFPSALIPQDMVFSNIMEHYNSLLIEREKQLLGLTEQSPFIQNIDKQIAELRGNMLSNIQSTKKTALFTRDKLRKQLNTAEDQISGVPQIEKNYLKLARNQQIKQELYIFLMQKAEETNISKTSNISIAKTIDPPKSDVNPISPKKSLFYLIGLLAGLVIPIAFIFGQELLNTSIKTKEEIAALTNVPVIGEISHNLSEDNLIVANQSRSAISEQFRALRTNLSFYLKTENEKVILLTSSMSGEGKSFTAINLGNILALAGKKVLLMELDLRKPGLSAKLAVRNDMGFSNFTINSEIKMTDIVKPLSINKNLYIVSSGPLPPNPAETLMNEHVPKLIEELKKEFDYIIMDAPPVGIIADAQLLSRYADVTLYLVRQKITQKDQLKIVEDLYQTKKMKNLGIVVNDIVSKYYGYGYGYGNYGQSADLKWYQKIFK